A single region of the Marinobacter salinisoli genome encodes:
- a CDS encoding type IV pilin protein yields the protein MAIRNKNVMGQSGFTLIELMIVVAIIGIIAAVAYPSYLDHVKNARRADVQGDLVSFANAMERYYTQNNSYIGADGGTAAITTTLTAPDSSVYHSTSPRDGTAVYNLRIYNLTANSFQLRAVPIAGGPQAGDGLIELRSNGIRGWDQDNSGAIGTGEDTWSK from the coding sequence ATGGCAATACGTAATAAAAACGTGATGGGCCAGTCTGGTTTTACGCTGATTGAGCTGATGATCGTGGTTGCGATCATCGGGATCATTGCTGCAGTTGCCTACCCAAGTTATCTCGACCACGTCAAAAATGCCCGGAGGGCAGATGTACAGGGCGATCTGGTATCCTTTGCGAACGCAATGGAACGATATTACACCCAAAATAACAGCTACATCGGTGCAGATGGAGGCACGGCAGCGATCACCACAACGTTGACCGCGCCGGATTCCTCGGTTTACCACAGTACGTCACCTCGTGATGGAACTGCGGTGTACAACCTGCGAATTTATAATTTGACCGCTAACAGTTTCCAGTTGCGCGCAGTGCCTATTGCAGGTGGGCCACAGGCTGGGGATGGGTTGATTGAGTTGCGCTCAAATGGCATCAGGGGATGGGACCAGGATAATTCCGGTGCGATAGGTACCGGAGAAGATACCTGGTCCAAATGA
- a CDS encoding pilus assembly PilX family protein, which yields MMASTAITKKRQQGAALLTSLLILLILSLLAVSSMQNSSMQERMVSAHREGYMAMEGAELALREAERAIDALASPSGFNAIDGFYDIGDAPRGVEIFDPDEWAGNKSVTVTVPTVGGAPLFPESPRYIVEYIGDAQLSIGGAFSDINVTNYTHETGASVAKAFRIIAKGTGATGAGQRILEEYYRRDF from the coding sequence ATGATGGCGAGTACCGCAATAACGAAAAAACGTCAACAAGGTGCGGCTTTGCTCACCAGTTTGTTGATTCTTCTAATTCTGAGTTTGCTTGCTGTTTCCAGCATGCAGAACAGTAGTATGCAAGAGCGGATGGTGTCAGCCCACCGGGAAGGTTATATGGCGATGGAGGGGGCAGAACTTGCCTTGCGAGAGGCGGAGAGAGCCATTGATGCTCTGGCCAGTCCGTCCGGCTTTAACGCCATTGATGGCTTTTACGATATTGGCGATGCCCCCCGTGGTGTGGAAATTTTTGACCCCGATGAGTGGGCGGGAAATAAATCCGTCACTGTCACAGTCCCAACGGTTGGTGGTGCCCCGTTATTCCCCGAGTCCCCGCGTTACATCGTGGAATACATCGGAGATGCTCAGCTCAGTATTGGTGGTGCTTTCTCCGATATAAATGTGACCAATTATACCCATGAGACTGGCGCTTCGGTGGCCAAGGCGTTTCGCATTATTGCAAAGGGCACAGGCGCTACAGGTGCGGGTCAACGAATTCTAGAAGAATACTATCGGCGCGACTTTTAA
- the fkpB gene encoding FKBP-type peptidyl-prolyl cis-trans isomerase, which yields MKELPVDKGTRVKLHFSLRMDDGDVIDSTFDKEPATLEIGDGNLPESFESLLMNMTAGDHDTFEVPPEKAFGQRNPNNLQTFKRHEFSADMVLEPGVVISFADASQSELPGVVVRVEGDEVEVDFNHPLAGRTLTFEVEILDVEPAKPTH from the coding sequence ATGAAAGAGCTTCCTGTAGACAAGGGCACCCGGGTAAAACTGCATTTTTCCCTGCGTATGGATGACGGTGACGTCATTGACTCCACCTTTGACAAAGAGCCCGCCACGCTTGAGATCGGTGACGGCAATCTGCCGGAGAGCTTCGAGAGCCTGTTGATGAATATGACGGCCGGCGACCACGACACCTTCGAGGTGCCACCGGAGAAGGCGTTCGGCCAGCGTAATCCGAACAACCTGCAGACCTTCAAACGGCACGAGTTCAGTGCCGACATGGTGCTGGAACCGGGTGTGGTGATTTCCTTTGCCGACGCCAGCCAGAGCGAGCTGCCCGGTGTGGTGGTGCGCGTGGAAGGCGATGAGGTAGAAGTGGACTTCAATCATCCGCTGGCCGGGCGTACACTGACGTTCGAAGTCGAAATACTCGACGTCGAACCAGCGAAACCGACTCACTGA
- a CDS encoding GspH/FimT family pseudopilin yields MSYMKRTLGFTLVELMITMAIVAIVASITVPSFSSMVANSRLASASNDIVGLLNYARNEAVKTGRIVVVSPADGSDWANGVSVWVDADADTEMDSSEVLRQTTSAPGDVSISSTSNFGFSGAGLLRASAAVTIDVCDSRAGEQGSSIAVTLGGRIRAEEKTCS; encoded by the coding sequence ATGTCTTATATGAAAAGAACTCTCGGGTTCACTCTCGTCGAGCTCATGATTACGATGGCCATCGTAGCTATTGTCGCGTCAATCACGGTGCCGTCGTTCAGCTCTATGGTTGCCAACAGCCGTTTGGCCAGCGCCTCCAATGATATTGTCGGGCTGCTCAACTATGCCAGAAACGAAGCGGTGAAAACGGGCCGTATCGTTGTTGTTAGCCCTGCCGATGGCTCTGACTGGGCCAACGGAGTCAGTGTATGGGTGGATGCTGACGCTGATACCGAAATGGACTCGTCGGAAGTGCTGCGCCAAACAACGTCTGCGCCCGGTGACGTCTCTATCTCTTCAACATCCAATTTCGGTTTTTCCGGTGCGGGGCTTTTAAGAGCTTCTGCGGCCGTGACGATTGATGTGTGCGACTCTCGGGCTGGTGAGCAAGGAAGTAGCATCGCCGTAACATTGGGTGGACGGATTCGGGCAGAGGAAAAGACATGCAGTTAA
- a CDS encoding PilW family protein, protein MMLSFKRQQGLSIVELMVAMTLGLILTAGLAQIFVSNSKSFTVTEASMRLQETARMTTEFLNRSVRNADYWGCIPRDNVANKLDENHPAYQASEALFSYSEGFMAYQSDGTALGLSGTDALFLRGVGGAGGIEITEEMPNSSANLKVNTVNGLEESDILLISDCIAGDIFQVTGLQSGANPGINHNTGGSVVPGNGKPREGVDVVVDNNCPGGAVNCLSKQYDSAAQIFTPYFYQFYLAADASGRRALFRKDGSDAAQEIMDGVWDLQIRVGIDSGLSNGKVTQWTNIDGLNALTSSAAEDVVAVEMSLLARSPENNIVDEPMELCYPSWADCSAGPNYDVETKVGADSRHLYRVYTTTATIRNRILRVEQQ, encoded by the coding sequence ATGATGTTGAGCTTCAAGAGGCAGCAGGGCCTCTCGATTGTTGAGTTGATGGTCGCCATGACCCTGGGGCTGATTCTGACTGCTGGTCTTGCGCAGATTTTTGTAAGTAACTCGAAATCCTTTACCGTTACTGAAGCTAGCATGCGTCTGCAGGAAACGGCTCGCATGACGACCGAGTTTCTGAACCGTTCTGTCCGCAATGCTGACTACTGGGGTTGCATTCCCCGGGATAACGTAGCGAATAAGCTCGATGAAAATCACCCTGCATACCAAGCGTCCGAGGCGTTGTTTAGCTACAGCGAAGGGTTCATGGCGTATCAAAGCGATGGCACAGCGCTGGGTTTATCGGGTACAGATGCACTGTTCCTTAGAGGAGTGGGTGGTGCTGGTGGCATTGAGATTACCGAAGAAATGCCAAACTCGTCCGCGAATCTCAAGGTCAATACCGTCAATGGTCTTGAGGAGTCCGATATTCTGCTGATCAGCGATTGTATTGCTGGGGATATTTTTCAAGTGACGGGGCTACAAAGTGGTGCAAATCCGGGTATCAACCACAACACCGGTGGCTCCGTAGTGCCTGGTAACGGAAAGCCGCGAGAGGGCGTCGATGTTGTTGTTGATAACAATTGCCCGGGTGGGGCAGTGAACTGTCTTTCGAAGCAATACGATAGCGCGGCTCAAATTTTCACCCCTTATTTTTATCAGTTCTATTTGGCGGCTGATGCGAGCGGGCGCCGCGCCCTTTTCCGCAAAGATGGAAGTGATGCCGCTCAGGAAATCATGGATGGTGTCTGGGACCTGCAGATTCGAGTGGGCATCGATTCAGGGCTGTCTAACGGAAAGGTTACGCAATGGACAAACATCGACGGGCTTAACGCGCTGACTTCTTCAGCCGCAGAAGATGTGGTCGCGGTCGAAATGTCCCTTCTGGCTCGCTCCCCTGAAAACAATATTGTCGATGAGCCGATGGAGCTTTGTTATCCGTCCTGGGCTGATTGCTCAGCGGGTCCTAACTATGATGTTGAGACAAAAGTTGGCGCGGACTCGCGTCACCTTTATCGGGTCTACACAACCACCGCTACCATTAGAAACCGGATTTTGAGGGTTGAACAACAATGA
- a CDS encoding GspH/FimT family pseudopilin — MSNGVSRMKHPNFSAGFTLVELVLTLAILAIITVYALPSMERLVKKGRQHSSVSELIALINLARNTAITERVSVTLCPITANNKCGSDWTEPLVVFRDPLRTKTISDTDQIIRILALPASGSLQGNTGIRNYFRFRPTGLAKEAIGNIVWCPSDGDTRYASQIRINMGGRPLISPDTDGDGIPNGANGLPITCS, encoded by the coding sequence ATGTCAAACGGAGTTTCAAGGATGAAACACCCTAACTTTTCTGCGGGCTTCACGCTCGTCGAGCTTGTATTAACGCTGGCTATTTTGGCCATTATCACAGTCTACGCGCTTCCCTCAATGGAACGCTTGGTTAAAAAAGGCCGACAACATTCCTCAGTGAGTGAGCTGATCGCCCTCATTAACCTAGCCCGAAACACGGCTATAACAGAGAGAGTCTCAGTGACCCTATGCCCGATAACGGCCAACAACAAGTGCGGGTCAGATTGGACCGAGCCCTTGGTTGTATTCAGAGATCCTCTTCGCACCAAAACCATTTCAGATACAGACCAGATCATCCGAATTCTGGCTCTCCCAGCCTCAGGCTCATTACAGGGAAATACCGGAATCAGAAACTACTTCCGTTTTCGGCCAACCGGGCTCGCGAAAGAAGCCATCGGTAATATCGTCTGGTGCCCGTCAGACGGGGACACCAGATACGCTTCGCAAATCAGAATTAATATGGGCGGAAGGCCATTAATCTCTCCAGATACCGACGGAGATGGCATCCCGAACGGAGCTAATGGCTTGCCGATTACATGTAGCTAA
- a CDS encoding pilus assembly protein — MKEWYQRACHVLAGLFICLPAASYAEVPFGDVPIFVSGSVKPNLVYAVDDSGSMDFEIVSELYDGVPVCNALGLDCKTKKYRYLFNVGEKSDSNIGGWLGNTGQAEGQVPFVPAYYYLRSSDYNAAYYNPDSTYNPWPDSTTLTFSNASAQAAKYEPTSASSKTLDLTTNTTDSDNNSFYPATYFEKTDTGTYTRNGAAYSCSDNVTGVYEAWLTSLANSSSTFSFGDGVDGFGPDDSCLKKTELSAGTPEMQNFANWFSYYRRLHHTTRAAIAESLDGLYGIRVGTFWIHNLRDIPMEDLDTEKKDFLEDTYKRFGSTYSGGGTPLRATLNHAGNQFDTNANLITAECQKNFTLLFTDGFNDSAVSGIGNADGESGSPYADTASNTLADVAMKYYSTRLRATKYDAGKVRLPEGCYKQPGDPGYDPLVEKRVESTDASYDASVDCNSNLHMNTYTVGFGAAGEEFVGNGYSSVQDVYDTPPDWSKLEQVTDWDEDQVDDLLHAAVNGRGEFYNASNVDELRKSITAAIQDIIRSTGSATNVTFNTATLEQGSEVYTASFSAADWSGSIAARSLDSTNGAIGAKLWDAAETLKTQATSERFIVTNNNGGVLFQWGNLSSAQIDDLNGTSDDNLGQDRLAYIRGDQTKETTLFRKRSTPLGDVINSSPVFVGKPASGWPDRDPFGVNTAQGRYSYFKQNKTNRTQVVYAGANDGMLHGFNADTGAEVMAYIPSFAFSSEEKQGLHYLTDPAYKHRHYVDLSPTVADVYIGSATGSGAGWKTILLGGMRSGGRGIFALDVTNPARFDRTSTAAANLVMWEFSHPDLGYITEPPLITMVKWANNDYRWSAVFSNGYNSDNGKSGLFVLDIQGGQNGWIEGTDYVFIELDADGEGLSPARIVDYKDESDNMVTDGVADRVYAGDLDGNLWAIDLTDGKSSWASAYSSGKGASAVAAPLFVATDSDGNRQPITVAPIMSRNAFNTQGDEPNLLVFLGTGRYISPTDPASKAVQSFYGIWDTGTTVARSQLATRSITQTDFSWTDAEGNDRARAVRNVGGDSIDWTDTSETAKKGWLVDFDITTEAGERVATNLMVRDGHVVFNTIVPTSNACDFGGQSWIMVLKFDGITPDTEVLDANKDGKVDSDDPVIAGMKLGTLVLGKNMLGDNLYLQGSKGDLSQVKTNLGNGKKLGRSGWREVFEE; from the coding sequence ATGAAAGAGTGGTACCAAAGAGCATGTCATGTTCTGGCTGGGCTTTTTATATGTTTGCCAGCTGCCAGTTACGCGGAAGTTCCGTTCGGGGATGTTCCGATTTTTGTGTCCGGATCGGTTAAGCCCAACCTGGTTTACGCGGTGGACGACTCGGGTTCGATGGATTTTGAGATCGTAAGCGAACTGTATGACGGTGTTCCCGTTTGTAATGCCCTCGGTCTTGATTGTAAAACCAAAAAATATCGATATCTGTTTAATGTCGGAGAAAAGTCAGACAGCAATATTGGCGGCTGGCTTGGCAATACAGGTCAAGCTGAAGGACAAGTTCCCTTTGTACCGGCTTACTATTACCTTCGATCATCAGATTACAACGCCGCTTATTACAACCCTGACTCTACTTATAATCCCTGGCCAGACTCCACTACGCTGACCTTTTCCAATGCTTCCGCGCAGGCTGCCAAATACGAGCCCACTTCAGCATCGAGCAAAACACTCGATCTGACGACCAACACAACGGATTCAGATAACAATTCGTTTTATCCAGCAACGTACTTTGAAAAAACTGATACCGGCACCTATACACGAAACGGCGCCGCGTATAGCTGCTCGGATAACGTTACGGGTGTCTACGAGGCGTGGTTGACCTCACTCGCCAACTCTTCGAGTACTTTTAGTTTTGGGGATGGTGTTGACGGCTTTGGTCCTGACGATAGTTGCCTCAAAAAGACTGAACTTTCGGCGGGAACACCGGAAATGCAGAATTTTGCAAACTGGTTTTCCTACTATCGTCGTTTGCATCATACAACCCGGGCGGCGATTGCTGAATCTCTGGATGGGCTTTACGGAATCCGTGTAGGGACATTCTGGATCCATAATCTTCGGGATATTCCGATGGAGGATCTGGATACCGAAAAGAAGGACTTCCTTGAGGATACTTACAAGCGGTTTGGCAGCACGTACTCCGGGGGTGGGACTCCCCTTCGGGCTACGTTGAATCACGCGGGTAATCAGTTCGATACTAACGCTAATCTGATTACTGCCGAGTGCCAGAAAAATTTCACGCTCCTATTTACCGATGGTTTTAACGACAGCGCTGTCTCGGGCATTGGCAATGCGGACGGAGAGTCAGGTTCCCCCTACGCGGACACGGCTTCCAATACTTTGGCCGACGTTGCCATGAAGTATTACAGCACCCGACTGCGCGCCACCAAGTACGACGCGGGCAAGGTTCGTTTGCCTGAAGGGTGTTACAAGCAGCCTGGCGATCCAGGATATGATCCTCTGGTAGAAAAGCGAGTTGAGTCAACCGACGCGTCTTATGACGCGAGCGTCGACTGCAACAGCAACCTCCATATGAATACCTACACTGTGGGGTTTGGTGCGGCTGGTGAAGAGTTCGTTGGTAATGGGTATTCCAGTGTCCAGGACGTTTATGACACTCCTCCTGACTGGAGTAAGCTCGAACAGGTTACAGACTGGGATGAAGATCAGGTTGATGATCTTCTGCATGCCGCCGTCAACGGGCGTGGAGAGTTTTACAACGCATCCAACGTAGACGAACTGCGGAAGTCAATTACGGCCGCGATTCAGGATATTATCCGTTCGACTGGCAGTGCGACTAACGTCACTTTTAATACGGCCACTTTGGAGCAGGGCAGCGAAGTTTACACGGCGTCGTTCAGCGCCGCGGACTGGTCTGGTTCTATTGCCGCGCGGAGCCTGGATTCCACAAACGGGGCGATTGGCGCCAAACTCTGGGATGCAGCGGAAACGTTGAAAACACAGGCTACGTCTGAGCGGTTCATCGTAACTAATAACAACGGAGGGGTCCTGTTTCAGTGGGGTAACTTGTCTTCGGCTCAGATCGATGACCTCAACGGCACAAGTGACGATAACTTAGGGCAGGACCGCCTGGCCTATATTCGCGGTGACCAAACGAAAGAAACCACGCTATTCCGCAAGCGGTCGACGCCGCTTGGCGATGTCATTAATTCCTCGCCGGTCTTTGTTGGTAAGCCTGCCAGTGGCTGGCCGGATCGAGATCCTTTCGGTGTGAATACTGCTCAAGGACGGTATTCATACTTCAAACAGAATAAAACGAATCGCACACAGGTTGTATACGCTGGAGCCAACGATGGCATGCTTCACGGATTCAACGCGGATACCGGTGCAGAGGTGATGGCCTACATTCCGAGCTTTGCATTCTCAAGTGAGGAAAAACAGGGGCTTCACTATCTTACGGATCCGGCCTACAAGCATCGTCATTATGTGGACTTGTCGCCCACCGTAGCCGATGTATATATCGGTAGCGCGACTGGGAGCGGCGCCGGATGGAAAACCATTCTGCTAGGGGGGATGCGGTCAGGCGGCCGAGGCATTTTTGCCCTTGATGTGACCAATCCGGCACGCTTTGACAGGACTTCAACGGCTGCTGCGAATCTGGTGATGTGGGAGTTTTCCCATCCGGACCTTGGTTACATCACTGAGCCCCCGTTAATTACAATGGTTAAGTGGGCAAATAACGATTATCGCTGGAGTGCAGTATTCTCTAACGGTTATAACAGTGATAACGGCAAATCAGGATTGTTCGTTCTGGATATCCAAGGCGGTCAGAACGGCTGGATCGAAGGCACGGATTATGTGTTTATAGAATTGGATGCGGACGGAGAAGGCCTGTCGCCGGCCCGCATCGTCGATTACAAAGATGAGTCTGACAACATGGTGACCGATGGTGTGGCTGACCGTGTCTACGCCGGGGACCTCGACGGAAACCTTTGGGCTATTGATTTGACAGACGGAAAGTCATCTTGGGCTAGTGCTTACAGCTCAGGTAAAGGGGCAAGTGCGGTCGCGGCTCCTCTGTTTGTTGCGACAGATAGTGATGGGAACCGGCAGCCTATAACAGTCGCTCCGATCATGAGTCGAAATGCCTTCAATACCCAGGGGGACGAACCTAATCTCCTCGTGTTTTTGGGGACCGGTCGATACATCAGCCCGACTGATCCTGCCAGTAAAGCCGTGCAGAGTTTTTACGGGATTTGGGATACCGGTACAACGGTGGCTCGATCGCAGTTGGCTACACGGTCCATTACTCAGACAGACTTCTCGTGGACCGACGCGGAAGGGAATGACAGGGCGCGCGCAGTCCGAAATGTTGGGGGGGATTCTATCGATTGGACCGACACCTCCGAGACTGCGAAAAAGGGCTGGCTGGTTGATTTTGATATCACTACAGAGGCTGGTGAGCGAGTCGCGACAAACCTGATGGTACGGGATGGCCATGTCGTGTTTAATACCATCGTTCCGACTTCCAATGCCTGTGACTTCGGTGGTCAAAGCTGGATCATGGTTCTCAAGTTTGATGGGATTACACCCGATACCGAAGTCCTTGACGCCAACAAAGACGGCAAGGTCGATTCAGACGACCCGGTTATCGCAGGTATGAAGCTGGGAACCCTTGTCCTTGGCAAAAACATGTTGGGTGACAACCTATACCTGCAGGGTTCAAAGGGCGATCTCAGCCAAGTTAAGACCAACCTTGGTAATGGAAAGAAGCTCGGACGCTCCGGCTGGAGAGAAGTTTTTGAAGAATAA
- the ispH gene encoding 4-hydroxy-3-methylbut-2-enyl diphosphate reductase, which yields MQIRLANPRGFCAGVDRAIEIVNRALDVFGAPIYVRHEVVHNKFVVDNLRNRGAIFVDELHEVPDDTLVIFSAHGVSQAVQNEAAQRGLKVFDATCPLVTKVHMEVMRYSRDGRECILIGHHGHPEVEGTMGQYDHSNGGDIYLVENEQDVATLEVRDPGRLAYVTQTTLSMDDTARVIEALRAKFPEIQGPRKDDICYATQNRQDAVKQLAGDCDLMLVVGSPNSSNSNRLRELAERMGTPAHLIDDASQIDPAWLDGKTSIGVTAGASAPEVLVNDVVHRLRELGGEAPEEVSGREENIVFSMPKELRIDVVELS from the coding sequence ATGCAGATTCGACTCGCCAATCCCCGTGGCTTTTGCGCCGGCGTTGATCGCGCCATCGAAATCGTCAACCGTGCCCTGGATGTGTTCGGCGCTCCCATCTACGTGCGTCACGAAGTGGTCCACAACAAATTCGTGGTCGATAACCTGCGCAATCGCGGGGCTATCTTCGTAGACGAGCTGCATGAGGTACCGGACGACACGCTGGTCATTTTCAGCGCCCACGGTGTATCCCAGGCTGTTCAGAATGAAGCCGCCCAGCGTGGATTGAAAGTGTTTGACGCGACCTGCCCGCTGGTCACCAAGGTGCACATGGAAGTCATGCGCTATAGTCGCGATGGCCGTGAATGTATCCTGATCGGTCACCATGGTCACCCCGAAGTTGAGGGCACCATGGGACAGTATGACCACAGCAATGGTGGCGACATTTACCTGGTGGAGAACGAGCAGGATGTGGCTACGCTGGAAGTGCGTGATCCCGGCCGCCTTGCTTACGTCACCCAGACCACCCTGTCGATGGACGACACCGCCCGGGTGATTGAAGCCCTGCGCGCCAAGTTCCCGGAGATTCAGGGGCCCCGCAAGGATGACATCTGCTACGCCACCCAGAACCGGCAGGACGCGGTCAAGCAGTTGGCGGGCGACTGCGACCTGATGCTGGTGGTTGGATCCCCCAACAGTTCCAACTCCAATCGACTCCGCGAACTCGCAGAGCGCATGGGCACGCCGGCTCACCTGATCGACGACGCCTCTCAGATTGATCCGGCCTGGCTGGACGGCAAAACCTCAATTGGCGTGACCGCCGGCGCTTCCGCCCCGGAAGTGCTGGTGAATGACGTCGTTCACCGCCTTCGCGAGCTCGGTGGTGAAGCGCCCGAGGAAGTGTCTGGCCGCGAGGAGAATATCGTGTTCTCGATGCCGAAAGAGTTGCGAATCGACGTGGTTGAACTGTCCTGA
- the lspA gene encoding signal peptidase II has translation MDAVMTEDQVTGNKLKWLWLAALVIVVDLGTKAMASAMLTYATPVPVFPMFNLTLLHNTGAAFSFLAQADGWQRWFFVVLALGVSCVLVYWLKGLKRHETWMAVAIVLILGGALGNVYDRVVHGYVVDFLHFYWRDWHFPAFNFADTAITIGAAMMILDMFRNSDREDGGDAQRSEQSQ, from the coding sequence ATGGATGCCGTAATGACTGAAGATCAGGTGACTGGAAACAAACTGAAGTGGCTGTGGCTGGCGGCGCTGGTGATTGTCGTGGATCTCGGCACCAAAGCGATGGCCTCGGCGATGCTGACCTACGCCACGCCGGTGCCGGTCTTTCCCATGTTCAATCTGACGCTGCTGCATAACACCGGCGCAGCGTTCAGTTTTCTGGCCCAGGCCGATGGCTGGCAGCGCTGGTTTTTTGTGGTTTTGGCGCTGGGTGTCAGCTGTGTGCTGGTGTACTGGCTGAAAGGCCTGAAACGTCACGAAACCTGGATGGCCGTCGCTATCGTACTCATCCTTGGTGGTGCACTGGGGAATGTGTATGACCGTGTGGTGCACGGTTATGTAGTCGACTTTCTGCATTTCTACTGGCGTGACTGGCATTTCCCGGCGTTTAACTTTGCCGACACCGCCATCACCATCGGCGCTGCCATGATGATTCTCGACATGTTTCGTAACTCCGACCGCGAAGACGGCGGGGATGCGCAAAGGAGCGAACAGTCGCAATGA
- a CDS encoding sigma-54-dependent transcriptional regulator: MTTPPSALIIDDEPDIRDLLEITLTRMGIEVTTAADLSQAYAALKHQTFDLCLTDMNLPDGNGIELVQWIQEQAPATPVAVITAYGSMDTAIESLKAGAFDFVSKPVELPRLRELVNSALKLASPHPEQPATEGDPGLILGNSAHIRKLRSQTRKLARSQAPVFISGESGSGKELVARTIHLQGPRSDGPFIAVNCGAIPSELMESEFFGHKKGSFTGAVENKDGLFRSANGGTLFLDEVADLPLAMQVKLLRAIQEKAVRPVGETKEVPVDIRVLSATHKNLAELVQEGLFRQDLFYRINVIELAVPPLRERSDDIPLLANHILNRIAREYECSAARLTAAALERLQGYAFPGNVRELENALERAFTLCDDDTIDAGDLQLGNGKQPPVPGLTPGERQPLAADMTIPEGDIDLEGYLETIERQTIEKALEATRWNKTAAAKKLGITFRALRYRLKKLGME, translated from the coding sequence ATGACCACGCCCCCGTCCGCACTGATTATTGATGACGAACCGGACATCCGGGATCTGCTGGAAATTACCCTTACGCGAATGGGTATCGAGGTGACGACGGCAGCAGACCTGTCACAGGCCTACGCGGCGCTGAAACATCAGACCTTTGATCTGTGCCTGACGGACATGAACCTGCCGGATGGCAATGGCATAGAGCTGGTTCAGTGGATACAGGAACAGGCGCCGGCCACACCCGTTGCAGTGATAACCGCCTACGGCAGCATGGACACGGCCATTGAATCCCTCAAGGCTGGCGCCTTCGATTTCGTCTCGAAGCCGGTGGAACTGCCCCGGCTGCGTGAACTGGTTAACAGTGCATTGAAGCTCGCCTCCCCGCATCCGGAACAACCCGCGACGGAAGGCGATCCGGGGCTGATCCTGGGTAACTCTGCCCACATTCGCAAACTCCGAAGCCAGACCCGAAAGCTCGCACGAAGTCAGGCTCCGGTGTTCATCAGCGGTGAATCCGGCAGCGGTAAAGAACTGGTCGCCCGCACCATTCATCTGCAGGGCCCTCGAAGCGATGGCCCCTTCATCGCGGTAAACTGCGGCGCCATCCCCTCGGAACTGATGGAAAGCGAGTTCTTCGGCCACAAAAAAGGCAGTTTCACCGGCGCGGTGGAGAACAAAGACGGCCTGTTCCGCTCAGCCAACGGCGGTACGCTGTTCCTCGACGAAGTGGCGGATCTGCCGCTCGCTATGCAGGTGAAGCTGTTGCGGGCCATTCAGGAAAAAGCCGTGCGCCCGGTGGGCGAAACCAAAGAAGTTCCGGTCGATATCCGTGTGCTGAGTGCTACCCACAAGAACCTGGCCGAACTGGTGCAGGAAGGTCTGTTCAGACAGGACCTGTTCTACCGAATTAACGTCATTGAACTGGCCGTGCCGCCTCTGCGTGAACGCAGCGACGATATCCCACTGCTGGCCAACCACATCCTGAACCGCATCGCGCGCGAATACGAGTGCTCAGCTGCCCGACTCACCGCAGCAGCGCTGGAGCGCCTGCAAGGCTATGCCTTTCCCGGCAACGTGCGTGAACTGGAAAACGCACTGGAACGCGCGTTCACCCTGTGTGACGACGACACCATTGACGCCGGCGACCTGCAACTGGGCAACGGCAAGCAACCCCCGGTTCCGGGATTGACGCCCGGCGAGCGCCAGCCGCTGGCAGCAGATATGACCATCCCCGAAGGCGACATTGACCTCGAAGGATACCTGGAAACGATCGAACGCCAGACCATCGAAAAGGCCCTGGAAGCAACGCGATGGAACAAAACGGCGGCTGCCAAGAAGCTGGGAATCACCTTTCGGGCGCTGCGCTATCGGCTGAAAAAACTGGGCATGGAGTAA
- the pilV gene encoding type IV pilus modification protein PilV: protein MQLRQIDVNSESGFTMIEVLVAMIILAIGLLGVAGVQALSLKQTNNSALRSLVTMHAYDLSEIMRSEIEEVTVFDKNKAATCTGCDSRLAAWHNRLVNSIPSAESTVDVTEGANSTVAEITVDWTERDLGNDAVAQSYTLFVRLR, encoded by the coding sequence ATGCAGTTAAGGCAGATTGACGTCAACTCTGAGAGTGGCTTCACCATGATTGAAGTATTGGTTGCGATGATTATTTTGGCCATTGGCTTGCTCGGCGTCGCGGGCGTGCAGGCGCTTTCCCTCAAGCAAACCAATAACTCAGCATTACGCTCACTTGTGACCATGCACGCTTACGACTTGTCTGAAATTATGCGGTCGGAAATTGAGGAAGTGACCGTGTTTGATAAAAACAAGGCGGCTACCTGCACCGGTTGCGACAGCAGGCTCGCGGCTTGGCACAACCGACTGGTGAACAGTATCCCAAGTGCGGAATCTACTGTGGACGTCACTGAGGGGGCAAACAGTACCGTTGCGGAAATAACGGTTGATTGGACGGAAAGGGATTTAGGGAATGATGCCGTAGCCCAAAGTTACACGCTTTTCGTGAGGCTGAGATGA